Proteins from one Anopheles nili chromosome 2, idAnoNiliSN_F5_01, whole genome shotgun sequence genomic window:
- the LOC128722136 gene encoding uncharacterized protein LOC128722136 yields the protein MSAPELGWQVVRDIGAHRFRMGNVGGAIDNFLEAAPKVSEDGDESLAVSKAKAELEFCEPQNALETVRKATNYPANLLQSRALYGTGELEQHLLASSNGQRRQRPVAGHRQQDFTAEVDLALSTFDCTLGTRAGASLLEYRHRFREIAAEQRELRERAGDRPRWKVLAEAGECDVISLLETVRKEPPLRERERRKRNRQILGQLHLGRGWEDWMFIEQLLPSGRHGSTVRLPQTRQSSRAMDELIDECFSKVSARVQNAQACLPMYSHRHGRFGPQSNHRRELFDLDELLKWRYQAYRAVYSQFDRLYELRERGRTVELVRFVGEALDGFYKTTTVRVFPEKSRVIRELCNLAGLTILDELRIPPSLMDAAPEDRLLLLFAVPPAKESQLVVPVFGDIATYRDPTEPDHGYLRYKAKIAELERRYHRVQYPIERCLIDYQMARQHLLNGWLDDVKVMGNRMIDEAIGCGSNLWQLIGLLTLARACCAQNNLEQLTVQLRLATELVESRLPDERVDFFIEVSQKLCREMLMKKLGTDRSQSLVLDRTVLA from the exons ATGTCCGCACCGGAGCTAGGATGGCAAGTGGTGCGAGATATCGGCGCACACCGGTTCCGGATGGGCAACGTTGGCGGTGCCATCGATAACTTCCTCGAAGCCGCCCCGAAAGTCAGCGAAGATGGTGACGAGTCGCTGGCAgtttcgaaagcgaaagctGAGCTGGAATTTTGTGAACCACAGAATGCGCTAGAAACGGTTCGAAAAGCGACCAACTACCCGGCGAATCTACTCCAGAGCCGCGCTCTGTACGGCACCGGTGAACTCGAGCAGCATCTGCTCGCGTCCTCCAATGGGCAGCGTCGACAACGTCCTGTGGCTGGCCATCGACAGCAGGACTTCACCGCCGAAGTGGATCTCGCCTTGTCCACGTTCGACTGCACGCTCGGTACACGAGCCGGTGCATCGTTGCTCGAATACCGGCACCGGTTTCGGGAAATTGCAGCCGAACAGCGGGAACTCCGTGAGCGTGCCGGTGATAGACCTCGCTGGAAGGTCCTAGCGGAAGCCGGCGAGTGTGACGTCATCAGCTTGCTCGAAACAGTCCGCAAGGAGCCACCGTTGCGCGAACGAGAGCGACGCAAACGCAACCGGCAAATACTTGGTCAGCTCCACCTGGGCCGTGGTTGGGAAGATTGGATGTTCATTGAGCAGTTGTTACCCTCGGGACGGCATGGTTCGACCGTACGGTTACCACAAACGAGACAGAGCTCTCGAGCGATGGACGAACTGATCGATGAGTGCTTTTCGAAGGTATCGGCACGGGTTCAGAACGCCCAGGCTTGTCTGCCCATGTACAGCCATCGTCATGGACGCTTTGGTCCTCAATCGAACCACCGTCGAGAGCTGTTCGACCTCGATGAACTGCTCAAGTGGCGCTACCAGGCATACCGAGCCGTATACAGTCAGTTCGATCGTCTGTACGAGCTACGCGAACGAGGTCGAACCGTTGAGCTGGTACGTTTCGTCGGAGAAGCGCTAGACGGTTTTTACAAAACCACCACGGTGCGGGTTTTCCCCGAGAAAAGCCGCGTAATTCGGGAGCTGTGTAATCTCGCTGGTTTGACCATTCTGGATGAGCTGCGGATTCCACCGAGCCTAATGGATGCTGCCCCAGAAGACCGACTGTTGCTTCTATTTGCCGTGCCACCGGCCAAAGAGTCACAGCTTGTGGTGCCCGTGTTCGGTGACATCGCCACCTATCGAGATCCCACCGAGCCAGACCATGGTTATTTGCGCTACAA AGCCAAAATAGCGGAACTAGAGCGACGTTACCATCGCGTGCAGTACCCAATCGAACGGTGTCTCATCGACTACCAGATGGCCCGGCAGCATCTGCTGAACGGGTGGCTTGACGACGTGAAGGTGATGGGCAATCGGATGATCGACGAAGCGATCGGTTGTGGTAGCAATTTGTGGCAGCTCATCGGGTTGCTGACACTGGCGCGAGCTTGCTGTGCCCAGAACAACCTTGAGCAGCTTACCGTGCAGTTGCGGTTGGCGACCGAACTCGTGGAGTCCCGTTTGCCAGACGAACGGGTGGACTTTTTCATCGAAGTCTCGCAGAAGCTGTGCCGGGAAATGCTAATGAAAAAGCTGGGCACTGACCGGAGCCAATCGCTCGTGCTGGACCGTACGGTGTTGGCTTAG